Proteins from a genomic interval of Micromonospora sp. NBC_00389:
- a CDS encoding AMP-dependent synthetase/ligase: MALDVPYRSIPDMFLKRVAATPDRHAFASPNPDNSGPVWLTWDQVGQRAKAVAAGLHGLGVGQEDPVAILANTRLEWVIADLGIMCAGGATTTVYPTTEPTDATYIIADSGSKVLFAENPAQAAKIAGADLPALTHVVLLDGVADEAAAIPQLTLADLEERGTRALAAEPDLIDMLVAGIGPEHLATLIYTSGTTGQPKGVELLHGGWCWEAVAQAEVGLLRDDDLQYLWLPLAHSFGKTLLCGAIHVGLPTYVDGRVEKLVDLLSVIRPTLMCGAPRVFEKVYNKAVTTAQGGGGAKAKIFAWGVRVGKAKVALEQAGKPVPAGLKLRYGVAEKLVFSKLQARLGGRMRVLVSGAAPLSPEIATFFAAANLPISEGYGLTETSAGNFVNPPSGLQIGTVGRAMGDLECRIDTDGEILVRGRPVMRGYHNLPEETAAAFTEDGFFRTGDIGSLDEQGYLRITDRKKDLVKTSGGKYIAPSHIEGMFKAICPYTSQAIVVGQARNFCTMLVTLDPDAIQGWVAGGPLEGRDYSAIVSSPEAQAMVEEYVAQLNAKLNRWETIKKVAILPRDLTIEHGEITPSLKIKRRGVESNFAAEIDKMYAGTLAEL; encoded by the coding sequence ATGGCTCTCGATGTCCCGTACCGCTCCATCCCGGACATGTTCCTCAAGCGCGTGGCGGCCACCCCCGACCGGCACGCGTTCGCCTCCCCCAACCCCGACAATTCGGGTCCCGTCTGGCTGACCTGGGACCAGGTCGGCCAACGCGCCAAGGCGGTCGCCGCCGGCCTGCACGGCCTGGGCGTCGGCCAGGAGGATCCGGTCGCGATCCTCGCCAACACCCGGCTGGAGTGGGTGATCGCCGACCTCGGCATCATGTGCGCCGGCGGGGCGACCACCACCGTCTACCCGACCACCGAGCCGACGGACGCGACCTACATCATCGCCGACTCCGGTTCGAAGGTGCTGTTCGCGGAGAACCCGGCCCAGGCCGCCAAGATCGCCGGCGCCGACCTGCCCGCGCTGACCCACGTGGTGCTGCTCGACGGCGTCGCCGACGAGGCCGCCGCGATCCCCCAGCTCACGCTCGCCGACCTGGAGGAGCGGGGCACCCGTGCACTGGCCGCCGAGCCGGATCTGATCGACATGCTGGTGGCCGGCATCGGCCCGGAGCACCTGGCCACCCTGATCTACACCTCCGGCACCACCGGTCAACCCAAGGGCGTCGAGCTGCTGCACGGCGGCTGGTGCTGGGAGGCCGTGGCGCAGGCCGAGGTCGGGCTGCTGCGCGACGACGACCTGCAGTACCTGTGGCTGCCGCTGGCCCACTCGTTCGGCAAGACGCTGCTCTGCGGCGCCATCCACGTCGGCCTGCCCACCTACGTGGACGGACGGGTGGAGAAGCTGGTCGACCTGCTCTCGGTGATCCGGCCGACGCTGATGTGCGGCGCTCCCCGGGTGTTCGAGAAGGTCTACAACAAGGCGGTGACCACCGCGCAGGGCGGCGGCGGCGCGAAGGCGAAGATCTTCGCCTGGGGCGTCCGGGTCGGCAAGGCGAAGGTGGCCCTGGAGCAGGCCGGCAAGCCGGTGCCGGCCGGGCTGAAGCTGCGCTACGGGGTGGCCGAGAAGCTGGTGTTCAGCAAGCTCCAGGCCCGCCTGGGCGGTCGGATGCGCGTACTGGTCTCCGGTGCCGCTCCGCTCAGCCCGGAGATCGCCACCTTCTTCGCCGCCGCCAACCTGCCGATCTCCGAGGGCTACGGCCTGACCGAGACCAGCGCCGGCAACTTCGTCAACCCGCCTTCGGGGTTGCAGATCGGCACGGTGGGCCGGGCGATGGGCGACCTGGAGTGCCGGATCGACACCGACGGCGAGATCCTGGTCCGTGGCCGGCCGGTGATGCGCGGCTACCACAACCTGCCGGAGGAGACCGCCGCCGCCTTCACCGAGGACGGCTTCTTCCGCACCGGTGACATCGGCAGCCTCGACGAGCAGGGCTACCTGCGGATCACTGACCGGAAGAAGGACCTGGTCAAGACCTCGGGCGGCAAGTACATCGCGCCCTCGCACATCGAGGGGATGTTCAAGGCGATCTGCCCGTACACCTCGCAGGCGATCGTCGTCGGGCAGGCCCGCAACTTCTGCACGATGCTGGTCACCCTGGACCCGGATGCGATCCAGGGCTGGGTTGCTGGCGGCCCCCTGGAGGGCCGCGACTACTCCGCCATCGTCTCCTCGCCGGAGGCCCAGGCGATGGTCGAGGAGTACGTCGCCCAGCTCAATGCCAAGCTCAACCGCTGGGAGACGATCAAGAAGGTGGCGATCCTGCCGCGCGACCTGACCATCGAGCACGGCGAGATCACCCCGTCGTTGAAGATCAAGCGCCGCGGTGTGGAGAGCAACTTCGCCGCCGAGATCGACAAGATGTACGCCGGCACCCTCGCCGAGCTCTGA
- a CDS encoding terpene synthase family protein, whose translation MRSFAISALEEPPFPAGRHEATDRVASESVEWARVFRLVDSGHRVHRLQRADAAGLAGRACPDGPVHGLRLLTDLISWLFVMDDACDEDGLGTDPSRLAPAIGTLLDVLDRCGDPDIVPPAVGPLGDALHDLCRRARAQGHPALLLRFVSQLREYLLALLWEAANRERRRVPEVAEYVQLRRHIGGVHPCLTLTDLASKEPPGSARRADPALLTLDLLAVDLVCWCNDLFSYGKESQVHPDAHNLVTVIAQESGSDEADALRAAADRFNRGLAAYLTVEEALLACGDDGLRPALAARRNWVRATYDWSLVAARYA comes from the coding sequence ATGCGGAGTTTCGCGATCTCGGCGCTGGAGGAGCCCCCCTTCCCGGCGGGGCGCCATGAGGCCACGGATCGGGTGGCGAGCGAGAGCGTCGAGTGGGCGCGCGTGTTCAGGCTGGTCGATTCCGGACACCGAGTTCACCGGCTGCAACGGGCGGATGCCGCCGGCCTGGCCGGCCGGGCCTGCCCGGACGGGCCGGTGCACGGGTTACGGCTGCTCACCGACCTGATCTCCTGGCTCTTCGTGATGGACGACGCCTGCGACGAGGACGGCCTCGGCACCGACCCGAGCCGGCTGGCACCGGCGATCGGCACCCTGCTCGACGTGCTGGACCGGTGCGGTGACCCGGACATCGTGCCGCCCGCCGTTGGGCCGCTGGGTGACGCGCTGCACGACCTGTGCCGCCGCGCCCGGGCGCAGGGCCACCCGGCACTGCTGCTGCGGTTCGTCAGCCAGTTGCGGGAGTACCTGCTGGCGCTGCTCTGGGAGGCGGCCAACCGGGAGCGCCGGCGGGTGCCCGAGGTGGCGGAGTACGTCCAACTGCGCCGACACATCGGCGGCGTGCACCCCTGCCTCACCCTGACCGACCTCGCGTCGAAGGAGCCGCCCGGGTCGGCCCGACGCGCCGATCCGGCACTGCTCACCCTGGACCTGCTGGCGGTCGACCTGGTCTGCTGGTGCAACGACCTCTTCTCCTACGGCAAGGAGAGCCAGGTCCACCCGGACGCGCACAACCTGGTGACGGTGATCGCCCAGGAGAGCGGCTCGGACGAGGCGGACGCCCTGCGGGCGGCTGCGGACCGGTTCAACCGAGGGCTGGCGGCGTACCTGACCGTGGAGGAAGCGCTGCTGGCCTGCGGGGACGACGGGTTGCGCCCCGCGCTCGCCGCCCGGCGCAACTGGGTCCGGGCCACCTACGACTGGTCACTCGTGGCCGCCCGGTACGCCTGA
- a CDS encoding GNAT family N-acetyltransferase, whose product MGQTLAEILDAAAGGRFPPPDGGTTVIPQPNRRDAGVIAFTAHSVVFTDEDPHWVHTIVADLACDELAATMNPRFLTALLDRTGRSTDTIDLLTVATSLPGEPPVRLREIADPDHPRVVRARLRRDDVRVWAADGGLVILGRGVAGRWETAIEVDQQARHQGLGRALAVAARHLVPAGEPVWSQQAAGNARSIRAFHAAGFRPVGAEALLLPTVMRKRRA is encoded by the coding sequence ATGGGCCAGACACTGGCGGAGATTCTGGACGCGGCGGCTGGCGGGCGGTTCCCACCGCCAGACGGTGGCACGACTGTGATCCCGCAACCCAACCGACGAGATGCCGGGGTGATCGCTTTCACCGCGCACTCAGTGGTGTTCACCGACGAAGATCCGCATTGGGTGCACACCATCGTGGCCGACCTCGCCTGTGACGAGCTGGCAGCCACGATGAACCCACGCTTCCTCACCGCGTTGCTCGATCGCACCGGCCGATCCACCGACACCATCGACCTGCTGACAGTGGCGACATCACTGCCTGGAGAGCCACCAGTACGGCTGCGCGAAATAGCCGACCCGGACCACCCCCGGGTGGTTAGAGCACGTCTGCGTCGGGACGACGTGCGCGTCTGGGCCGCCGACGGCGGGCTCGTCATCCTCGGTCGAGGGGTAGCGGGCCGCTGGGAGACTGCGATCGAGGTGGACCAGCAGGCACGCCACCAAGGGCTGGGCCGCGCGTTGGCCGTTGCCGCCCGCCACCTCGTACCGGCCGGAGAACCGGTCTGGTCGCAGCAGGCCGCGGGCAACGCGCGCAGCATCCGCGCGTTCCACGCTGCCGGCTTCCGACCGGTCGGCGCCGAGGCGCTGCTCCTACCCACCGTCATGCGGAAGCGGCGTGCGTAA
- a CDS encoding DUF2470 domain-containing protein: MRPSPAEIVRTLVAGRLPGLVHLAHRPGPHHARHVTDPDGRVLLLVPVASHLAAALRPVAGGGDVAVVLDVLDLPPAAGAPGLGRAWVSGWAAELHGAEACSAAVDFAVVDPTGDLLDLGVRFRLFRFEVVEVRWERAGVVQRIDPGEYAEAEPDPVHPVEARLLADLAEHDASQVTEYLRRQLGLTEQTPDGPPRVVRIDRYGLVVILGRPGARRRVRLAFPGPVADPDELAGLLPSLRHPAEARPPH, translated from the coding sequence ATGCGGCCCAGCCCCGCCGAGATCGTTCGTACCCTCGTCGCCGGCCGGCTGCCCGGTCTCGTCCATCTGGCCCATCGGCCGGGCCCGCACCACGCCCGGCACGTGACCGATCCGGACGGCCGGGTGCTGCTCCTGGTGCCGGTGGCCAGTCACCTGGCCGCCGCGCTGCGACCGGTCGCCGGGGGTGGCGACGTGGCGGTGGTCCTCGACGTGCTCGACCTGCCGCCCGCGGCCGGCGCCCCGGGCCTGGGCCGTGCCTGGGTCTCGGGCTGGGCCGCCGAGCTGCACGGCGCCGAGGCCTGCAGCGCGGCGGTCGACTTCGCCGTGGTGGACCCGACCGGCGACCTGCTCGACCTGGGCGTCCGGTTCCGGCTGTTCCGCTTCGAGGTGGTCGAGGTTCGCTGGGAGCGTGCCGGTGTCGTGCAGCGGATCGACCCGGGGGAGTACGCCGAGGCCGAGCCGGACCCGGTGCACCCGGTCGAGGCGCGGCTGCTGGCCGACCTCGCCGAGCACGACGCTTCGCAGGTGACCGAGTACCTGCGCCGGCAGCTCGGGCTGACCGAGCAGACGCCCGACGGGCCGCCTCGGGTGGTGCGCATCGACCGCTACGGGCTGGTGGTCATCCTCGGCCGCCCCGGCGCCCGGCGGCGGGTCCGGCTGGCCTTCCCGGGCCCGGTGGCCGACCCGGACGAGCTGGCCGGACTGCTGCCGTCGCTGCGCCATCCGGCCGAGGCCCGCCCGCCGCACTGA
- a CDS encoding ABC transporter ATP-binding protein: protein MSAQTDERAERVETTWQTLRRGLALSPELRTGLAGTLALALVYMVGRVAVPVAVQQGIDRGIVGGLNLDVVWSVAVITAAILAVTTLCGYLMMRRLFTVSETALANVRTRAFRHVHDLSMLHQQSERRGSLVSRVTSDVDQITQFLQWGGVILLVNLGQLVVTTIVMLAYSWQLTLVVLVAFLPAVFIIRQLQRRLGAAYATVRQRTGTLLGAIGESVVGAPVIRSYGIAGRTARRLDDAIDSQRLAQQRAIRISIVGSSVGELAAGVALAGVVVLGVTLGVDGTLSIGQLTAFLFLVTLFIQPVQIATEVLNEAQNAIAGWRRVLDVLDVAPDVADPGEQGRDLPGGPLDIRFAGVRFAYPGGPPVLQDIDLEIPAKSRVAVVGETGSGKTTFAKLLTRLMDPSAGAVLLSGVPLAEVRFDSLRSRVVMVPQDGFLFDATVGDNVRFARPELTDEQLGAAFTELGLADWLDGLSAGLNTPVGERGEALSVGERQLVALARAYVADPDLLVLDEATSAVDPATEVRLQRTLDAVTRGRTTLAIAHRLSTAQAADEVIVVDRGRIVQRGPHDELVRDPDSIYGLLYASWLEQTR, encoded by the coding sequence GTGAGCGCGCAGACTGATGAGCGGGCAGAGCGGGTGGAGACGACCTGGCAGACCCTGCGCCGGGGGTTGGCGCTCTCGCCGGAGCTGCGGACCGGGCTGGCCGGCACGCTGGCACTGGCGCTCGTTTACATGGTCGGCCGGGTGGCGGTACCGGTCGCCGTGCAGCAGGGCATCGACCGCGGCATCGTCGGTGGCCTGAACCTGGACGTGGTCTGGTCGGTGGCGGTGATCACCGCGGCGATCCTCGCGGTCACCACGCTCTGCGGCTACCTGATGATGCGCCGGCTGTTCACCGTCAGTGAGACGGCGCTGGCCAACGTGCGGACCCGGGCGTTCCGGCACGTGCACGACCTGTCGATGCTGCACCAGCAGTCGGAGCGGCGCGGCTCGCTGGTCTCCCGGGTGACCAGCGACGTCGACCAGATCACCCAGTTCCTCCAGTGGGGTGGGGTGATCCTGCTGGTCAACCTCGGCCAGTTGGTGGTCACCACGATCGTCATGCTCGCGTACTCCTGGCAGTTGACCCTGGTGGTGCTGGTGGCGTTCCTGCCGGCAGTGTTCATCATCCGGCAGTTGCAGCGCCGCCTCGGCGCGGCGTACGCGACGGTGCGCCAGCGCACCGGCACGCTGCTCGGCGCGATCGGCGAGAGCGTGGTGGGCGCGCCGGTGATCCGGTCGTACGGCATCGCGGGCCGGACCGCGCGGCGGCTGGACGACGCCATCGACAGCCAGCGCCTGGCGCAGCAGCGGGCGATCCGGATCAGCATCGTGGGCAGCTCGGTCGGTGAGCTGGCGGCTGGGGTGGCGCTGGCCGGCGTGGTGGTGCTCGGGGTGACGCTGGGGGTGGACGGCACGTTGTCGATCGGCCAGCTGACCGCGTTCCTCTTCCTGGTGACGCTCTTCATCCAGCCGGTGCAGATCGCCACCGAGGTGCTCAACGAGGCGCAGAACGCGATCGCGGGCTGGCGTCGGGTGCTGGACGTGTTGGATGTCGCACCGGACGTAGCCGATCCGGGGGAGCAGGGGCGGGACCTGCCGGGCGGGCCGCTGGACATCCGGTTCGCCGGGGTGCGGTTCGCCTATCCCGGTGGCCCGCCGGTGTTGCAGGACATCGACCTGGAGATCCCGGCGAAGAGTCGGGTGGCGGTGGTCGGCGAGACCGGCAGCGGCAAGACCACGTTCGCCAAGCTGCTCACCCGGCTGATGGATCCGTCGGCGGGCGCGGTGCTGCTGTCCGGGGTTCCGCTGGCGGAGGTCCGGTTCGACTCGCTGCGTTCGCGAGTGGTGATGGTGCCGCAGGACGGGTTCCTGTTCGACGCGACAGTGGGGGACAATGTCCGGTTCGCCCGGCCGGAGCTGACCGACGAGCAGCTCGGCGCCGCCTTCACCGAGCTGGGCCTGGCGGACTGGTTGGACGGCCTTTCGGCTGGCCTGAACACTCCGGTCGGCGAGCGCGGGGAGGCACTCAGCGTGGGGGAGCGGCAGTTGGTCGCGCTGGCCCGGGCGTACGTGGCCGATCCGGACCTGCTGGTGCTGGACGAGGCGACCAGCGCGGTCGACCCGGCGACCGAGGTGCGGTTGCAACGCACCCTGGACGCGGTGACCCGGGGCCGGACCACCCTGGCGATCGCACACCGGCTTTCTACGGCGCAGGCCGCCGACGAGGTGATCGTGGTGGACCGGGGGCGGATCGTGCAGCGCGGCCCGCACGACGAACTGGTTCGCGACCCCGATTCGATCTACGGCCTGCTGTACGCCTCGTGGCTGGAGCAGACCCGGTAA
- a CDS encoding TIGR03085 family metal-binding protein, with the protein MPRYARAERQALADLMLALGPDAPTINEGWATRDLAAHLVLRDRRPDAASGLVLAPLRGYAERVRLRLAAQPYPELVAQVRRPPVWSPVSNPVTDELANTLEFFIHHEDVRRAGSGWLPRELSPGLQAALWKRAAPMARLALRRFPADLYVQAPGYGEISVGRGGEPLRVVGAPAELTLFLSGRQRVARVQLDGPASSAQQLRNASLGM; encoded by the coding sequence ATGCCGCGGTATGCCCGAGCCGAGCGCCAAGCGCTGGCCGACCTCATGCTGGCCCTCGGGCCGGACGCTCCGACGATCAACGAGGGCTGGGCCACCCGCGACCTCGCCGCGCACCTGGTGCTGCGGGATCGCCGCCCGGACGCGGCCAGCGGCCTCGTGCTGGCACCGCTGCGTGGGTACGCCGAACGGGTCCGTCTCCGGCTCGCCGCCCAGCCCTATCCCGAGCTGGTGGCGCAGGTGCGCCGGCCGCCGGTGTGGAGCCCGGTCAGCAACCCGGTGACCGACGAACTGGCCAACACGCTGGAGTTCTTCATCCACCACGAGGACGTGCGGCGGGCCGGCTCGGGATGGCTGCCGCGCGAGCTGTCGCCCGGCCTGCAGGCCGCGCTCTGGAAGCGGGCCGCCCCGATGGCCCGGCTGGCGCTGCGCCGCTTCCCTGCGGACCTGTACGTGCAGGCGCCCGGGTACGGCGAAATCTCGGTCGGCCGCGGCGGTGAGCCGCTGCGGGTGGTCGGCGCCCCGGCCGAGCTGACCCTGTTCCTCTCCGGCCGGCAACGGGTGGCCCGCGTCCAGTTGGACGGCCCGGCCTCCTCCGCGCAGCAGCTGCGTAACGCCAGCCTGGGCATGTAA
- a CDS encoding ABC transporter ATP-binding protein, whose translation MASKTSRDVLGRGLGVLRQAIREQPRIFTVAVVGSVLFGAMVIVSAYVVGGVVGDVVVPAIARGEVATGTLALAAVALFGISVLRVVGIFGRRLGAGYMQYRLQAAYRRRVTRRYLDLPLSWHHRNATGTLLSNANSDVEAAWYPIAPLPFAVGTLVMLVGAIVSLFATDWALALVGLAVFPALFALNVVYSRRMAPRQARAQRLRAEVSGIAHESFDGALVVKTMGREAQETARFAGRAGELRDALIAVGRLRGVFDPLLETLPSLGTLAVLVVGAFRLRQGAISVTELVSVAFLFTVLAFPVRAIGWVLAELPRSVAGWDRVRRVLDATGEMPYGRVVLDPATPVPATLTFTDVHFSYPPAEAHQPGAQVLGEVGFTVPAGRTVALVGPTGAGKSTIASLAVRLVDPDAGTVELDGVDVRELTAASLAGTVALVAQVPFVFDDTVRANIALDRPGIDDEDVWAALRLAEADGFVAALPDGLDTMVGERGTSLSGGQRQRLTLARAVAGRPRLLVLDDATSAVDPRVEAAILAGLRSSASQPGVPAASILVVAYRRATIAMADEVIYVEQGRVVARGTHTELLATVPGYADLVTAYEQAEVERAQERSYDDEEVAPLPSGLEIEVDR comes from the coding sequence GTGGCGAGCAAGACAAGTCGGGATGTGCTCGGCCGAGGGCTGGGGGTTCTCCGGCAGGCGATCCGGGAGCAGCCACGGATCTTCACGGTGGCGGTGGTCGGCAGCGTGCTGTTCGGCGCGATGGTCATCGTCAGCGCGTACGTGGTCGGCGGGGTCGTCGGCGACGTGGTGGTACCGGCCATCGCCCGCGGCGAGGTGGCCACCGGCACCCTGGCGCTGGCCGCGGTCGCGCTGTTCGGGATCAGCGTGCTGCGGGTGGTGGGGATCTTCGGCCGCCGACTCGGCGCCGGCTACATGCAGTACCGCCTCCAGGCGGCCTACCGCCGCCGCGTCACCCGTCGCTACCTGGACCTGCCGCTGTCCTGGCACCACCGCAACGCCACCGGCACCCTGCTCTCCAACGCCAACTCCGACGTGGAGGCTGCCTGGTATCCGATCGCGCCGCTGCCCTTCGCGGTCGGCACGCTGGTGATGCTGGTCGGCGCGATCGTCTCGCTGTTCGCCACCGACTGGGCGCTGGCCCTGGTCGGCCTCGCGGTCTTCCCCGCGCTGTTCGCGCTCAACGTGGTCTACTCCCGCCGGATGGCACCCCGGCAGGCCCGGGCTCAGCGGCTGCGCGCCGAGGTCAGCGGGATCGCCCACGAGAGCTTCGACGGTGCCCTGGTGGTCAAGACGATGGGCCGCGAGGCGCAGGAGACCGCCCGGTTCGCCGGTCGGGCCGGTGAGCTGCGCGACGCGTTGATCGCGGTCGGCCGGCTGCGCGGCGTGTTCGACCCGCTGCTGGAGACGCTGCCCAGCCTCGGCACCCTGGCCGTGCTGGTGGTCGGGGCGTTCCGGCTGCGGCAGGGCGCGATCAGCGTCACGGAGCTGGTCAGCGTGGCCTTCCTCTTCACCGTGCTGGCCTTCCCGGTGCGGGCCATCGGCTGGGTGCTGGCCGAGCTGCCGCGCAGCGTCGCCGGCTGGGACCGGGTCCGCCGGGTCCTCGACGCCACCGGCGAGATGCCGTACGGGCGGGTGGTCCTCGACCCGGCCACCCCGGTCCCGGCCACCCTCACCTTCACCGACGTGCACTTCTCCTACCCGCCCGCCGAGGCGCACCAGCCCGGTGCGCAGGTGCTCGGAGAGGTCGGCTTCACGGTGCCCGCCGGGCGGACGGTGGCTCTGGTCGGCCCGACCGGCGCCGGCAAGTCCACCATCGCCTCGCTGGCGGTGCGACTGGTCGACCCGGACGCCGGCACCGTCGAGCTGGACGGGGTGGACGTGCGCGAGCTGACCGCCGCGTCGCTCGCCGGCACGGTAGCCCTGGTCGCCCAGGTGCCGTTCGTCTTCGACGACACGGTCCGGGCCAACATCGCCCTCGACCGGCCCGGCATCGACGACGAGGACGTCTGGGCGGCGCTGCGGCTCGCCGAGGCGGACGGGTTCGTGGCGGCGCTGCCCGACGGGCTGGACACCATGGTCGGCGAGCGGGGCACCTCGCTCTCCGGCGGCCAGCGGCAGCGGCTCACCCTGGCCCGCGCGGTGGCCGGCCGGCCGCGCCTGCTGGTGCTCGACGACGCGACCAGCGCCGTTGACCCCCGGGTGGAGGCGGCCATCCTGGCCGGGCTGCGCTCGTCGGCGTCCCAGCCCGGAGTGCCGGCCGCGTCGATCCTGGTGGTGGCGTACCGCCGGGCCACCATCGCGATGGCCGACGAGGTCATCTACGTGGAGCAGGGACGGGTGGTGGCCCGGGGTACGCACACCGAGCTGCTGGCCACCGTGCCCGGCTACGCCGACCTGGTCACCGCCTACGAGCAAGCGGAGGTCGAGCGCGCGCAGGAGCGCTCGTACGACGACGAAGAGGTCGCCCCGCTGCCGTCGGGCCTGGAGATCGAGGTGGACCGGTGA